GAAGACAGAGGACAGACGACAGAAGACAGACTATAGACCAAGGACATAAGACTAAAAAACATTATCATTCCCAAATCCGAAGCACGAAGCACGAAATCCTAAACAATATCGAATGACAAAAATTCAAATGACCAAAACGTTTAGAATTTTGGAAATTATAATTTAGAATTTGTCTAGAGTTCCGATATTCTCCCCCTACATTTCTCTTGTACCCGAAGAGTGATTTCTTTGAAATCATCGGGTATTGAAATGAAACAGGGGGACTATGGAATTTCGGATTTAAAAGAGAATTGCCAATCACTTGGTGGAGGAATATAATAAGTTTAACGTGACAAAAAAAGTTTTTGGAAAGAAAGTTGGTGAATGGTCAGAAAGAAAACTTGCTTGTATTTATAAATATCTTAGTGCTTACTCAAATATAATTAGCCGAGCAGGATATCAGGAATATTATTTTATAGATGGATTTGCAGGTTCAGGATTCTGTACGAGTAAAAAAACATCAAAAACTATTAGCGGTTCAGCAACTCTAGCTTTAGAGATAAATCCACCTTTCAGTTGTTACTTTCTTGTTGAACTCACTGAAAAGAAAGTAAAAGAATTAGAAAAACTTAAGAAGTTATTTCCTAAATTACCTATTAAGATATTTAAGGGTGATTGCAACGTTGAAATAATCAAAGTCCTTAATCAAATAAATAATAATATACCTTTCATAGCTCTATTAGACCCACAAGCTGGAGATCTTTACTGGGATACGATTATTAAAATATCAGAAAAGTCCAAGGCCGAGTTACTTATTAATTTTCCTTTTGGAATGGCTATTAATAGATATATGCCTCTTTGGAAAGGGAAAACAATAGATACAGAGATGAGAAAAAAATTAATCAAAATATTCGGTTCGGAAGAATGGGATTCAATATATCAGGAAAGGAGAAAAAGAACTATATCTGCTTCAATTGCCAAGGGAAAATATTTAAATATTTATTTGCAAGGGCTAAAAGGTCTGGGGTTCAAGTATTATGCAGTTAAAAACATTAAGAATTCTCATAATGTTCATATGTATTATCTCATTTTTGCAACTAGAAAAAGGCGAGGTTTAGAGAAAATGAAAGACCATTTCGTAGAAGGTGAGCCTGGAAGAAAGACATTGTTTTTTCTACAAGACATAACCAATGCAGTATATAATGAATTTGCAGGTAGAGGGAATTTATCATTAAATAATATATTAGAGAAAATGTTGCCAGGGAAACATTTATATAGAGTTCAAGATTTTAAAGATGCCTTAATTAAACTAGAAAAAAATAAGAAACTAAACAGAGTAAATCCAAGACCAAGGTGCAGGTCTTTTAATAATGATGATTTATTTAATATAATATAAAAATGCGTAGCATTAAAAGGAAATCTTTGCTTTATCAAAGTGGCGTTGAATATGCTGACTTTTGTATAAATCATGTAGAAGGATGCGCACATGGTTGCCGATTTCCTTGTTATGCAATGATGATGAAAAAAAGATGTGGAATTATTAAGGATTATGAGGAATGGCTACAACCAAAGATTGTAGTAAATGCTTTAGAATTATTAAATAAAGAAATCCCCAAATATAAACACAAAATTAAATTTGTTCATCTATGTTTTTCTACGGATCCTTTTATGTGCAAATATCCAGAAGTATCGGATTTAACATTGAAAATAAT
Above is a window of bacterium DNA encoding:
- the tcmP gene encoding three-Cys-motif partner protein TcmP, translating into MTKKVFGKKVGEWSERKLACIYKYLSAYSNIISRAGYQEYYFIDGFAGSGFCTSKKTSKTISGSATLALEINPPFSCYFLVELTEKKVKELEKLKKLFPKLPIKIFKGDCNVEIIKVLNQINNNIPFIALLDPQAGDLYWDTIIKISEKSKAELLINFPFGMAINRYMPLWKGKTIDTEMRKKLIKIFGSEEWDSIYQERRKRTISASIAKGKYLNIYLQGLKGLGFKYYAVKNIKNSHNVHMYYLIFATRKRRGLEKMKDHFVEGEPGRKTLFFLQDITNAVYNEFAGRGNLSLNNILEKMLPGKHLYRVQDFKDALIKLEKNKKLNRVNPRPRCRSFNNDDLFNII